The following coding sequences are from one Capsicum annuum cultivar UCD-10X-F1 chromosome 3, UCD10Xv1.1, whole genome shotgun sequence window:
- the LOC107863922 gene encoding BSD domain-containing protein 1: protein MNFFKSILSDEPDPQKDVVNCDPDPNYDKPDSRSDSTSPAAADADGDDAGGLWTFGGLFKTISTRSESVLETYRRDLQEFGSGLKKETELFREVATRAVKDLPNSIDTLLTSAETESETPDANRRNLNSGRYCRFESQLMNIQSDPNTFCADPEDMEEFKKWKLGFDLKEKGKEIENLIGQNVSLEGMYGRVVPNEVENETFWCRYFYKVYRLKQQESVRAKLVNRAMSIDDDEELSWDVDDDDDNNNEQEGDAKLKVDEHVKEKEGSVVERSVNDVKKLDSGVKESVRQDSTNVSKEVPKQDSISVAKELPINKSEPSKEDSTNVVKQATHSDESKSLSSAAIDKKEENPSNVDGGDKSQVVESSGSSKDSKKGDTEATSTSQGKKEEGVMKGSEGEGDKDESGKVPIGSSQKTGADEDDLDWAEIEDIEGNDDKKATSHVSSSNRADLRKRLSVEEDDEDLSWDIEDDDEPAKA from the coding sequence ATGAATTTCTTCAAATCCATATTATCCGACGAACCGGATCCTCAAAAGGATGTTGTGAATTGCGACCCGGATCCGAATTATGATAAACCCGATTCACGATCCGATTCAACATCCCCCGCCGCCGCCGACGCTGACGGTGATGATGCCGGTGGTCTTTGGACCTTCGGTGGTTTATTCAAGACAATTTCAACCCGATCCGAATCGGTACTGGAAACATACCGCCGTGATCTACAGGAATTCGGATCCGGGTTGAAAAAAGAAACGGAATTGTTCCGTGAAGTAGCTACGCGTGCTGTTAAAGATCTTCCTAATTCAATCGATACGCTTCTCACATCCGCAGAAACTGAATCCGAAACCCCAGATGCGAATCGGAGAAACTTGAATTCGGGACGGTACTGTCGTTTTGAATCGCAATTGATGAATATCCAATCTGACCCGAATACCTTCTGTGCAGATCCAGAGGATATGGAGGAGTTTAAGAAATGGAAATTAGGGTTTGATTTGAAGGAAAAAGGAAAGGAAATTGAGAATTTGATTGGACAAAATGTATCTTTGGAAGGTATGTATGGAAGGGTTGTGCCTAATGAGGTTGAAAATGAAACGTTCTGGTGTCGTTATTTTTATAAAGTGTATAGGCTCAAGCAGCAAGAGAGTGTTAGAGCTAAATTGGTGAATAGAGCAATGTCgatagatgatgatgaagaattgTCGTGGGATGTCGATGATGATGACGACAACAACAATGAGCAAGAGGGGGATGCTAAATTAAAAGTTGATGAACACGTGAAAGAGAAAGAGGGTTCTGTTGTTGAGAGATCGGTTAATGATGTGAAGAAATTGGATTCGGGTGTGAAGGAATCTGTTAGGCAAGATTCGACTAATGTTTCAAAGGAAGTACCTAAGCAAGATTCAATCAGTGTTGCAAAAGAATTGCCTATTAATAaaagtgaaccaagcaaggagGATTCGACCAATGTTGTAAAACAAGCAACCCATAGTGATGAATCAAAGAGTTTAAGCTCAGCTGCTATTGATAAGAAAGAAGAGAATCCGTCTAATGTAGATGGTGGTGACAAGAGCCAGGTTGTGGAATCAAGTGGGAGTAGCAAAGATAGCAAGAAAGGAGACACTGAAGCTACTTCTACTTCTCAGGGTAAAAAGGAGGAAGGGGTCATGAAAGGTTCAGAGGGGGAGGGGGATAAGGATGAATCTGGCAAAGTCCCTATTGGTTCGAGTCAGAAGACGGGGGCTGACGAGGATGACTTGGATTGGGCCGAGATTGAAGATATTGAGGGAAATGATGACAAAAAGGCAACTTCTCATGTTTCAAGCTCCAATAGAGCTGATTTGAGGAAGAGGCTTAGTGTTGAAGAGGATGATGAGGATTTGAGTTGGGATATTGAAGATGACGATGAGCCTGCGAAAGCTTAG